CAACGTGACCGGCGATGTCTTCGATCTGGCCATGTCTGACGCGATCCGGCTGTGCGATGAAGGCGCGCTGGTCGAGTTCGATCTGGCCGATATGCCCGATGGCGCCGACGGCACCCCCGCGACCGAAGATTTCGTCGAGGGGTCGGTGTCCGACTGCGCGATCGGCAATATCGTCTGGGGCACGGTCATCAGCTTTGACACGACGAAATTTGCCGATGCCGCGCCGCAGACTGCCGCCGATTTCTTCGATACTGAGAACTTCCCCGGCAAACGCGGCCTGCCGAAATCGGCCAAGCGCACGCTCTATCTGGCGCTGATCGCCGATGGCGCCGACGCGGCCGATGTCTATGACCTGCTGGCCACCGAAGAGGGTGTGGACCGCGCCTTTGCCAAGCTGGACCAGATCAAGAACGATGTCGTCTGGTGGGAGGCCGGCGCCCAGCCGGTGCAACTGCTGGCCGACGGAGAGGTGGTGATGACCACCGTCTATAACGGCCGCATCTTCGATGCCATGGTGGGCGAGGGCAAGCCGTTCGAGGTGATCTGGGACGGGCAATATCTGGAAATCAACTCTTTCGTCATCCCCAATGATGCGCCCAACATGGATGCGGCATTGGAATATGTGAAATTCGCGACGGGAACCGAGCCGCTGGCCGGGCAGGCGCGCTATATCAGCTATGGTCCGGTGCGGGTGTCGTCGGCGCCGCTGGTCGGGCTGTATCAGGATGACGAGACCGAGATGGCGCCGCATATGCCCTCGGCGCCCGAGAACATGAAGACGGCGGTGATGGATAATCCCGAATTCTGGGCCGATCACGACGCGGAACTGAGCGAACGCTTCAACAGCTGGCTGGCCGGTTCCTGATCCCAAGACTGACTGCCGCCCCGTCCAACCGGGGCGGCGGATATGAATAAGCCGAGGACCTCCATGTCGAACGCATATGATCCGCATGCCGCCATTGCCACCACCGCATCCGGTGTGGCCGCGCCCCTGACGACAGCTGATGGCAAGCCCTTGGCGCGGGCGCTGGCGCGCAGTCAGGGGCGGGCGCGGCGGCGGGCGTTTCTGCTGGTGCTGCCGCTGCTGGCTTTCATCGTCATCACCTTCGTGGTGCCGATCGGGCAGATGTTGCAGCGGTCGTTCTATAATGACGGGTTCTCGCGCAATATGCCGCAGATCTCGGAATGGTTCGCGGAAAATCCCCGTGGAACCGATCCCGATGACGCCGCATGGGCCGCGCTGGCCGCCGATCTGATGGCGGCGGCCGAGGGGCGCACCATCGGCGTCGTCGGCACCCGGATCAATTACGACGTGCCGGGGACGCGGTCGCTGTTCACCTCGACCGGGCGTCAGGTGCGCAGCGGGATCGAGCCGCCCTATCGTGAGGCGCTGGTCGAGATCAACGAGGCCTGGACCAGCCCCCGGCTGTGGAACGCCATGCGAGAGGCTGCGCGTCCCTTCACCACGAACTTCTACCTTGCCTCGATGGACCGCACGCGGGCCGAGGATGGCAGCATCCAGAAGGTGGCGCCGCAGCAGCAGGTCTATGGCATGCTGTTCATGCGCACCTTCTGGCTGTCGGCGCTGATTACCGCGCTGACCTTTGTGCTGGGCTTTCCGATCGCGCATCTGCTGGCAACGCTGCCGATGCGCAAGTCGAACCTGCTGATGATCCTTGTGCTGCTGCCCTTCTGGACATCGCTTCTGGTGCGAACGACCAGCTGGATGGTGCTGCTGCAACAGCAGGGGGTCATCAACGATATCCTTGTGTGGATGGGGGTGATCGGCGGCGGCCAGAGGTTGCAGATGATCTATAACCAGACCGGCACGATCATCGCCATGACCCATATCCTGCTGCCCTTCATGATCCTGCCGCTGTATTCGGTGATGCGCACGATCAACCCGTCCTATGTGCGGGCGGCGCGGTCGTTGGGGGCGACCAGCTGGACCGCGTTCCGGCGGGTCTATTTCCCGCAGACGCTGCCGGGACTGGGGGCGGGGGCGCTCTTGGTCTTCATCCTTGCCGTGGGTTACTATATCACCCCCGCGCTGGTGGGCGGATCGTCCGGGCAGCTGATTTCCAACATGATCGCCATGCATATGACCGATACGCTGAACTGGTCGATGGCGGCGGCGCTGGCGGCGCTGCTGCTGGCGGCGGTGCTGGTACTGTATTGGGTCTATGACCGCATGGTCGGCATCGACAATCTGAAACTGGGGTGATCAAGATGGCGCTTCCAACCTATGCCAGCCCGCTGGAGAAGATCTGGCACTATGCCTATCTGGTGATCTGCGGGCTGATCTTCTTCTTCCTGATCGCGCCGATCGTGGTGATCATTCCGCTCAGCTTCAATGCCGAGCCCTATTTCACCTTCACCGAGCGGATGCGCAGTTTCGACCCCGACGGTTACAGCCTGCGCTGGTATCGCAGCCTGCTGACCTTCGGCATGCAGAACCCGGGGGCCGAGGGATCGGGCTGGTGGTGGGATGCGTGGAACAATGCCCGCTGGGTGCAGGCGGCGAAGAACTCGGTCATCATCGGGGTGTTCGCGACGATTCTGGCGACGGTTCTGGGCACGCTGGCGGCGCTTGGCCTGTCACGGCCCGAAATGCCGTTCCGCCGCGCGATCATGGCGGTGCTGATCTCGCCCATGATCGTGCCGCTGATCATCACCGCGACGGGGATGTTCTTCTTCTATTCGAACCCCTGCGAGTTGCTGGGGATGGTCGGTCTGCCCAGCAATTGCGGGCGTCTGGCGGGGACCTATCTGGGGGTGATCCTGGCCCATGCGACGCTGGGGATTCCCTTCGTCATCATCACCGTCACCGCGACGCTGGTCGGTTTCGACCAGTCGCTCAACCGTGCGGCGGCGTCGCTGGGGGCGGGGCCGCGACGGACGTTTTTCCGGGTGACCATGCCGCTGATCCTGCCCGGCGTGATCTCGGGGGCGCTGTTCGCCTTCGTGACCTCGTTCGACGAAGTGGTTGCGGTGCTGTTCATTGCCGGTCCCGAGCAACAGACCATCCCGCGGCAGATGTGGAACGGTATCCGCGAGCAGATCAGCCCGGCCATCCTTGCGGTGGCGACGATCCTGGTGCTGTTCTCGATCGCACTGCTGACCACCGTGGAACTGCTGCGGCGCAGGTCCGAGAGGTTGCGGGGGGTGACGCCGCATTGAGCCTGGGTGAAGGCGGCGAGGCCGGGGGCGCTTCGCCCCCCCCGGACCCCCCAGAAGGTATTTGGCAGGAGTGCGAGGGGAGCGTTGGTCTGGGCTTGGTGATGGAGTCAGGGCAGGACGGCGAGCCAGAACCAGATGGTGACGATCGAGAAGGCGGTGCCGACCAGAACCGATGAGGCGGCGACCCGCTTGGCTCGGCCATAGATATTGGCGAAGAGATAGGCGTTCACGCCCGGCGCCATTGCCGCCGTCACCACCGAGGAACGGATGCCCGCGATATCAAGCCCGAAGACCGTTGCCAGTCCCAGCGCGATGGCGGGGTGGATCAGCAGCGAGCAGATGCAGCACATCAGGATCGTCGCCATGTCGCCTTCGGGGCGATAGCGCACCAGCACGCCGCCAAGGCCAAAGAGGGCGGCGGGCAGGGCGGCGCGGGTGATCATGTCGACCGCCGCCCAGAAACCGTTCGGCAGGCTGAGACCGGCGCGCAGCAGCAGATTCATGGCCAGCCCGCTTAGCACGCCGATGACCAGCGGGGTGCGCAACACGCCGGTCAGCGCGCGCAGCGCGATCCTGCCGATGGAAAGGTTGCTGCCGCGGGCGCGGGTGAACTCCATCGCGGTGATGCCGAAGGTATAGAAGAACGGCGAATGCAGCGCGATGATCACCCAGTTTCCGTCCAGCGCGTCGGGACCATAGGCGCGCTCGGTGATCGGGACGCCCAGCAGCAACGTGTTCGAGAACAGGCAGACGAAGCCGATGGCGACGCAATCCTCGGGCGGGCGTTTGAAGAGGAACCGCGCCCCCGCCCAGCCCAGAAGATAGCTGGCAAGTGCCCCGCTGTAGAAGGGCAGAAGCAGCGAAGCGCGGAACTGCGTCCCCAGATCCAGCCGCGACATCGAGGCGAAAAGCAGCGCCGGAACCGCGAAATTCTGGGCGAAATTCATCAGCCCGTCCACGGCGCTTTCGCTGAACCAGCCGCGCCATGTCACGAAATAGCCGAAGCCGAGGATCAGGAAGACCGGCAGGATGATGTCGAAAAGGGCGTTCATGCGGGGCTTGCCGGGGTCATTATCACCATGCCGTCATGGGCGGGGGCGACGTGATCCGGCGTGGCGCCCATCACCCAGTCGTAATCCATGTCGATATGCATATTGGTGATGATCCCACGCCTGGATTGCGCGCGCTCGATCCATTCCAGCGTCAGCGCCAGATGGGCATGGCTGGGATGCGGGTCGGGTCGCAGGGCGTCGCAGATGAAGACCTCGGCCCCTTCGATCAGCGGCCATGCGGCGTCGGGAATGTCCGAGACATCGGGCAGATAGACCAGCCCGCCGATGCGAAAGCCAAGCGCGGTGATGTCGCCATGCTCGACGCGGAAGGGCTGGAATGTGATCTCTCCGCCCGGGCCGTCGATGGTCACCGGCCCCTCGATCAGCGCCAGATCGCAGATCGGCGGATAGCTGGAGCCTTCGGGCGCGGCAAAGACATAGCCGAAACGGGTGGTCAAAGCCTCGGCCGTTTGCCGGTCGGCCCAGAGCGGCATCTTGCGCCGGGCGTTATAGACCAGTTGCCGCAAATCGTCGATGCCGTGGACGTGGTCGGCATGGGGATGGGTATAGATCACCGCATCCAGCGTCGCCACGCCCGCATCCAGCAGTTGCGGCACCAGATCGGGGCCGGTATCGATCAGCACCTGCGTGGTGCCATTTGGCCCCGGCCTTTCGACCAGAAGCGAGCAGCGGCGACGGCGGTTCTTTGGGTTGGCCGGGTCGCAGGCGCCCCAGCGATCACCCAGTCGCGGCACCCCGCCGGACGAGCCGCAGCCGAGAATGGTGCTTCGGATCATGCCGTGGCCCCGGCGGCCTTCCAGAACAGGCGGTCGAAATTGTCCGATGTCAGGCGGGCGAATTCGGCATCGTTCATGCCGAACAGATCCGCGCCGACCCTGGCGGTTTTCGCGACATAGGCGGGCTCGTTGCGTTTGCCGCGATGGGGCGGGGGGGCAAGGAAGGGACTGTCGGTCTCGATCAGGATGCGGTCGCGGGGGGCGGCGGCAAAGATCTCGCGCAGCTCGGTCGAGCGGGGGAAGGCGGCGATGCCGGACATCGACAGATAGAACCCCAGATCCAGCGCCGCGCGGGCCAGATCCGCGCCCGAGGTGAAGCAATGCATCACGCAGGAATAGGCGCCGGCGCGATATTCCTCGGACAGGATGCGGGCCATGTCGTCATCGGCGTTGCGGGCATGAATGATCAGTGGCAGGCGGGTGCGGCGCGCGGCCTCGATATGGATGCGCAGGCTGTCCTGCTGGGCGCGCGCACTGTCGGCGGTATAGTGGTAATCCAGCCCGGTTTCGCCGATGCCGACGAATTTCGGATGCCCGGCCAGCGCGACCAGTTCCTCGACCGTGGCCATGGGTTCGTCGGCGACGCTCATCGGGTGGGTGCCGGCGGCATAGAACACGCCGTCAAAACGATCGGCCAATGCGCGGACCTGCGGTTCCAGCCGCAGTTTCGTGCAGATCGTGACCATGCGGGTGACCCCGGCGGCGCGGGCGCGGGCGATCAGGTCGTCATGTTCGCCGTCGAAATCGGGGAAATCCAGATGACAATGGCTGTCAACGATCGGGGCAGGCGATCCCGTATGGGTCATGGCTCAGCTCTTTGCAGGCGGGGCGGATCGGGCGGGTGGCAGATGCGCCAGTTCGACCAGCATATCCATCACCAGCGCCGAAGGGTCAAGGTTGACCGCCCGGCCCGCGCGCGCCCGCGCCGACAGCCGCGCCTGCGCGTCGGCCCAGTCCCGTGCGGCGCGGTCATCCGGGGACAGCCGCGCCAGCAACGCGCCTTCGCCCCGCGCGGCCTGTGGCAGGGGGGCGCCCATCAGCCCGGCGCGGGCGGTGCGGGTCAGAAAGCGGTCCAGCAGCGTGATCGTCAGATCGAACGGATCGCCACCGCTGCCCGCGCGTCCGGCGGCGGCATCGGCCAGCTTGGCGGCGGCCATCCGGTTCAGCCCCGGCAGGGTGGCGAACAGATCGACGATCTGCTGATAGCGTTCCAGCCCGTTCTGACCCGCCAGTCTCAACGCCTCTCCGACCGAGCCATCCGACAGCGCGGCCAGTGCTTCGGCATCGTCATCGACGCCCAGCCCGGCCAGCGCCTGCGTCATCTGCGCGGGTGGCAACGGCCCCAGCCGCAGCGTCCGGCAACGCGACCGGATCGTCGGCAGCAGCCGTGCGGGTTGGTGCGCGATCAGCAGGATCAGGGCATCTGCGGGCGGTTCCTCCAGCACCTTCAGCAGGGCGTTGGCGGCGGCGGTGTTCATTTCGTCGGCGGCGTCGATGATGGCGATGCGCCAGCCGCCTTCGGCCGATGAGAGGTGGAAGAAAGACAGCAGGCGGCGGATTTCGTCCACCGTGATCTCGGCGCGCAGGCGGCTGGTCTTGTCGTCCCAGGGGCGGCGGATCAGTTGCAGCCGGGGTTCGGACAGGGCGCTGATGCGGCGGGTTTCGGGCGCGTCGGCGGGAACCGACAGGTCGTGGCTGTCCGATCCCGACAGCAACCAGCGGGCGATGGCCCAGGCCAGCGTCGCCTTGCCGGTTCCGCGCGGGCCGGTCAGCAGCCAGGCATGATGCAGCCTGCCGCTGCGCGCGGCCTCGGTGAAGGCGGCGATGGCGGGATCCTGTCCGATGATCCGCGAGGTGTGCCGGGGATGGGGCGCGCCGGGAACGCGGTCGGGTTCGGGGATGTCGTCGGGCACCGTCATAGCGCGTCACGGATCCGGGCGGCGACCTGATCGGCGCTGCCGCTGCCATCGATCAGCCGCACGCGGTCGGGATATTCGCGGGCCAGCGCGTGAAAGCCCTGCGCCAGCCGTTGCTGAAAGCCGAGGCCGAAGCTCTCGAAACGATCCTCGGTCCCGCCACGCGCATTGCCACGGGCCAGCGCGGTGGCCGGGTCGATCTCGATGACGAAGGTCAGGTCGGGTTCGACCCCGATCATCAGCTGATGCAGCCGGTCCACCAGTGGGCGCAGATCGCCGCGCGCGGCACCCTGATAAACGCGGGTGGAATCGGCGAAACGGTCCGAGACGACGACCTTTCCGGCCTGAAGCGCCGGGCGGATGGTCCGTTCCAGATGGTCGCGGCGGGCGGCGGTGAACAGCAGCGATTCGGTCTCGGGCGACCAGCGTTCGCCCGCACCCTCGACCAGCAGGCGGCGGATTTCCTCGGCGCCGGGACTGCCGCCGGGTTCGCGGGTCAGCACCACCTCGCGGCCCGCCGCGCGCAGGTGATCCGCCAGACGCGCCGCCTGAGTGGACTTGCCGCAGCCGTCGATGCCTTCAAAGCTGACGAACATCAGCTGCCCGCAGCCTCCATCGCCTTGTGGCCCAGCCGCAGGACCGCGCCCTTGATCCGACCCAGAAAATTCGCCTCGGGCACATCGGCATTGGCGACCAGCGGTGTCACCGCCTCGCGCGTGCCGGGGATGCTGACAACCAGACGGCCAAGCGGCTGACCTTCGGTGATGGGCGCGGGCAGGGGGCTGTCATAGACTGCCTCGACCGTGACCTGATCTTCGGCCCCGGCAGGCAGCAGGACCCGCACCCCTTGCTGCGTGGTCAGGCCAACATGCGAACGGGTGCCCAGCCAGACCGGCGCCTCGACCACGGTTTCGCCTGCCGGAACAAGGGTTTTCATCGAGAACTGGCGAAAGGCCCAGTTCAGGATACGCTCTGATTCCTCGGCCCGGGCGGTTTCCGAGGACAGGCCGCTGATCGCAAAGATCACCCGCCGGTCATCCTGCACCGCCGAGCCGACAAGGCCATAGCCGGCCTCTTGCGTGTGGCCGGTCTTCAGCCCGTCGGCGCCGATGCCCAGACGCAGGATCGGGTTGCGGTTGAAGCGGTTCGAGGGCACCCGGTCGCCATAGCGGTATTCGGTCAGGGCGAAATCGCCGTAATACTGGGGGAAATCCTCGATCAGGCGCAGCGCGACCATGCCCATATCCTCGGCCGACATGCGGTGTTCGGGGTCGGGCCAGCCGGTCGAATTGCGAAAGACCGAATGTTTCAGCCCCATCTGGCGGCCGCGTTCGGTCATCTGGCGGGCAAATGCCTCTTCGGTGCCGGCCAGATGTTCGGCCACGACGACGCAGGCGTCATTGCCCGACAGCACGATGATGCCCTTGATCAGCTCATCCACGGTGGGTGTGTCGCGCGGTTCCAGAAACATCTTCGAGCCGCCCATGCGCCACGCCTTGGTCGAGACCGGCAGCGTGTCATCCAATGAGAGCCGCCCGTTCTCGACCGCCTCGAACAGCATATACAGTGTCATCAGCTTGGACATCGAGGCCGGGGGAATCGGCTCATCGGCGTTCTTTTCCAGCAGCACGGTCCCGGTCCCGACATCATAGACCCATGCCGAGGTCGCATTGGTTTCGAAAGCATGGGCCTGCGCGGCCAGACCGAAGACCGCAACAAGCCGAAGCAGGATCATGCGCATTTGAATTTCCTTGCCGTTTGCCCCGATGGTTACAGTATGGCCATATCGCAGGCAACGCATTGCCCGTCACCGGAACAGCGTTAACGCGAATTTGTCAACAAATGGTTGACGGATCGCCGACCGCTTCGCGCCAGTGGCGGCGGCACAGCGAGATATAGGTCTCATTGCCGCCGACCTGCACCTGCTGGCCCTTGGTGATCGCACGGCCCTGTTCATCGCGCCGGATCACCATCGTCGCCTTGCGCCCGCAATGGCAGATGGTGCGCACCTCGCGCAGGTCATCTGCCAGCGCCAGCAGCGCGGCCGAGCCGGGAAACAGCTCTCCGCGGAAATCGACGCGCAGGCCATAGCACATCACCGGAATGCCCACATCGTCGGCCACACGCGCCAGCTGCCAGACCTGGTCACGGGTCAGGAACTGCGCCTCGTCCACGAAGATGCAGGCGCAGTCGCGACCCTTGTCCGCGATCAGGGCGAACAGATCGTCGGTATCGGCAAAGACCAGCGCCGCGTCCGAGATGCCGATGCGGCTGGCGATCCGGCCCGCCCCGGCGCGATTGTCCAGTGCGGCGGTCAGCAGCAGGGTCTGCATCCCGCGCTCACGATAGTTATAGGATGCCTGCAACAGCAGCGTGCTTTTGCCCGCATTCATCGTCGAATAGTGGAAATAGAGCTTGGCCATGCAGGCGCAATAACCGCGCCCCGGTTTCGTCGCAAGACCGGTCGCAAGGCGGGTTTTGGCCGATGGCGCAGGGAAAGGTTGCGACGAAGGGCGGATTGTGGCAAAGGACCGGTCCGGCGGAGGCAACATCCCTTGATGCGCGATTTTGCGCGGCCTTTTCCCATATCATTCTGACAGGTTTTCCGATGCGCGACCCATTGTTCCGCATGGCCCTGATTCTGGGCCTTCTTTCCGCCGTCGGTCCCTTTGCGATCGACATGTATCTGCCCGCGCTGCCCGATGTGGCGGCCGATCTGGACACGTCCGAGGCGCGGGCGGCACTGACGCTGACTTCTTATTTCATCGCCTTCGGTCTGGCGCAGATGGTCTATGGCCCGATGTCGGATGCCGTCGGGCGCAAGCTGCCGCTGCTGCTGGGGGTGGGCGTCTTTCTGGCAGCAACCGTGGCTTCGGCCCTGGCGCCCACCATCGGCTGGCTGATCGCGGCCCGCGCGGTGCAGGGCTTTGGTGCCGCCACGCTGATGGTGGTGCCGCGTGCCGTCATCCGCGACATGGCCACCGGGCCGGATGCGGCAAGGATGATGGCGGCGATCATGATCGTCATCTCGGTCTCGCCCATGCTGGCGCCGCTGAGCGGGGCGCTGATCATGGCCTGGGGCGGCTGGCGAGAGATCTTTGCCGTGCTGGGCCTTGCCACGCTGGTCAGTCTGGCGCTGATCGTCTTTGCGCTGCCCGAAACCCTGCCGCCCGCCCGCCGTCAGCCGGTGCGGCTGGCACCGATGCTGACCGGCGCGCGCCGCCTTCTGGGCGACCGGCGCTTCATGGGGCTGACGATGATCGGCGGCTTTGCCATGTCCAGCTTCTTCGTCTTTCTGGCGACGGCCAGCTTTGTCTATACCCGCCAGTACGGCCTCAGCCCGACCGGCTTTTCGCTAGCCTTCGCGATCAATGCGATCGGGTTCTTCTCGGCCTCGCAGATGGCGGGACGGCTGGCGCAGAGCTTCGGGATGGAGAGGGTGATCTCATTGGCGATCACCGGCTTTCTGGCGATGACGCTGCTGTTGTCGCTGGTGGTGCTGGGCGGGTTCGATGCCTTGCCGGTCGTGGTGGCGGGGCTGTTCATGGCCAACGCGGCACTGGGGCTGGTGATGCCGACGACGATGGTCATGTCGCTGGACCCGCATCCCGATATCGCCGGGCTGGCCTCTTCTCTGGGTGGCACGATCCAGATGCTGACCGGGGCGGCGATGATCGGGGTGACCAGCCCGTTCATCGACAACAGCAGCGCGACGATGGTTCCGGCCATCGCGCTGTGCGCGGCGCTGGCATGGCTGGCGGCGGTGTTGTCGCTGCCGCGCCTGCGGTTGCTGGCCTGACATTGCCCGCCGGATGAAAAAGGGCCGCGGATGATCCCGCGGCCCTTTCCTGTTCTGACAGCCCGCGCTTATGCGTTCGAGCGTTGCCCCGCAGGTTTGCGCGAGGGGCGCCGCGCCGGGCGGGCATTGCCGCCATTGGGGCGGGCAGGCCGGCCCTTGGCCGCACGAGAGGACGTTGCCTGCGCCGGCGGCGCCTCGCCCCCGATCACCGGGATCGAGGTCTTCATCGTCTTTTCGATGGCGCGCAGCTCGTCGATTTCAGCCGGGGCGCAGAAGGCGACGGCACGGCCGTCACGTCCGGCACGCGCGGTGCGACCGATGCGGTGGATATAGTTGTCCGGCACGTTCGGCAGGTCATAGTTATAGACATGCGCGACCTCGGGGATATCCAGCCCGCGCGCGGCGACATCGGTCGCAACCAACACCTGCGTCTGACCCTTGCGGAAGGCCTCCAGCGCGCGTTCACGCTGACCCTGGCTTTTGTTGCCGTGGATCGCGGCGACCGAAAAGCCCCACTTTTCCAGCAACCGCGCCAGCTTGTCCGAACCATGCTTGGTGCGGCCAAAGACGATCGCCAGTTCGCCGATATGTTTCGACAGATATTCGGCCAGCAGCGTCGCCTTGTCGCCCTGACTGACGAAATGCACGCCCTGGTCGATCTTTTTCGCGGCCTGACCCGGAGGGTTCACGGCGACCCGGACCGGATTGGTCAGATAGGTCGCGGCCAGTTCCTCCATCAGCTTCGGCATGGTGGCCGAAAACAGCAGTGTCTGGCGCTGTTTCGGCAACATCTTCGCGATCCGGCGCAGCGCGTGGATAAAGCCGATGTCCAGCATCTGGTCGGCCTCGTCCAGCACCAGATAGGTGGTCTCGCGCAGGTCAATGGCACGGCGCTCGATCAGGTCGATCAGGCGGCCGGGCGTGGCGATCAGCACATCCACGCCGCGCGACAGCCGCTCGGTCTGGACGTTGATCGAGGCACCGCCCACCACGCGATAGGACCGGATCGGCGTGCCTTCGGCATAGGCTTCGATATTGGTGGCGATCTGCGTCGCCAGTTCCCGCGTCGGCGCAAGGATCAGCGCGCGGCAGGTCTTGGGGTCGGGCTTCTTGCCGTATTTGATCAGCCGGGTCAGCATCGGCAGCCCGAAAGCTGCGGTCTTGCCGGTGCCGGTCTGGGCAAGGCCCATCACGTCGCGGCCTTCGACCACGGCGGGGATGCCCTGCTCTTGAATCGGCGTCGGCCGGGTCAGGCCCATGGCGGCAATATTGGCGTTGATGCGATGGTCGATCCCCATATCCGCGAACGGCCCGGTGGCCAAAGGTTCGCGCGCCGGTGCGTTGCGTCCGGCATTGGGCGAGAAATGCGACTGGGCCGGGCGCGGGGAATTGCCGTCACGGAAACGGCGGGGACGTTTATTGTTATCCATAATGTCTTTTCATTCCGGCATCCCCGTATCGGATGCAGGATCGGGCCGCGCTGATGCGCGACGAATGGCAGGGGTGCGGGCGTGATACAGGTGCCCGCTGCCTCCCCGCGTGAAT
The Paracoccus alcaliphilus DNA segment above includes these coding regions:
- a CDS encoding multidrug effflux MFS transporter, whose protein sequence is MRDPLFRMALILGLLSAVGPFAIDMYLPALPDVAADLDTSEARAALTLTSYFIAFGLAQMVYGPMSDAVGRKLPLLLGVGVFLAATVASALAPTIGWLIAARAVQGFGAATLMVVPRAVIRDMATGPDAARMMAAIMIVISVSPMLAPLSGALIMAWGGWREIFAVLGLATLVSLALIVFALPETLPPARRQPVRLAPMLTGARRLLGDRRFMGLTMIGGFAMSSFFVFLATASFVYTRQYGLSPTGFSLAFAINAIGFFSASQMAGRLAQSFGMERVISLAITGFLAMTLLLSLVVLGGFDALPVVVAGLFMANAALGLVMPTTMVMSLDPHPDIAGLASSLGGTIQMLTGAAMIGVTSPFIDNSSATMVPAIALCAALAWLAAVLSLPRLRLLA
- a CDS encoding DEAD/DEAH box helicase, which encodes MDNNKRPRRFRDGNSPRPAQSHFSPNAGRNAPAREPLATGPFADMGIDHRINANIAAMGLTRPTPIQEQGIPAVVEGRDVMGLAQTGTGKTAAFGLPMLTRLIKYGKKPDPKTCRALILAPTRELATQIATNIEAYAEGTPIRSYRVVGGASINVQTERLSRGVDVLIATPGRLIDLIERRAIDLRETTYLVLDEADQMLDIGFIHALRRIAKMLPKQRQTLLFSATMPKLMEELAATYLTNPVRVAVNPPGQAAKKIDQGVHFVSQGDKATLLAEYLSKHIGELAIVFGRTKHGSDKLARLLEKWGFSVAAIHGNKSQGQRERALEAFRKGQTQVLVATDVAARGLDIPEVAHVYNYDLPNVPDNYIHRIGRTARAGRDGRAVAFCAPAEIDELRAIEKTMKTSIPVIGGEAPPAQATSSRAAKGRPARPNGGNARPARRPSRKPAGQRSNA